Below is a window of Chloroflexota bacterium DNA.
AACCACGCCGCCAAACTGCATTACATGTTCAACGGCCAGTTCAAAGTGCCGGTCATCATCCGCGCCGCCGGCGGCGGTGGCCGCCAACTGGGGGCCACCCACTCACAAACACCCGACGTGATCTTCGCCCACTTCCCCGGCCTCTACGTCCTCGCCCCGGCCACGCCCTACGACGCCAAAGGCATGCTCAAGGCCGCGCTGCGGCAGGACAACCCGGTGCTCTTCATCGAACACGCCACACTCTACCAGGCGCGTGGCGAAGTGCCTGCCGGCGACTTCACCGTGCCGCTCGGCCAGAGCGAGGTCAAGCGCCAGGGCAAGGACGTGACCATCGTCACCTACAGCAAGATGTTGCAAATCTCGATGGAGGCGGCCAACCAGTTGGCAACCGAGGGCATCGAGGCCGAAGTGGTTGATCTGCGAACTCTGCGCCCGCTCGATCTCGAACCGGTCTTTGCCAGCTTCAAGAAAACCAACCGCGCCGTCATCGTCGAAGAAGGCTGGAAGTCTTTCGGCGTCGGGGCAGAAATTGCGGCCCGCACTTACGAGGCGTGCTTCGACTACCTCGACGCGCCGATCAAGCGCGTGGCCCAGCTTGAAGTGCCTCTGCCCTACAACCGCGAACTCGAACAGAGCGCCATCCCTAAAGCCGCCGACGTTGTCAGAGCCGTCAAGGAGGTGTTGTAATGGCCGAACTGATCACCATGCCCAAACTCGGCTTCGACATGGCCGAAGGCAAACTCGTGCGCTGGGTGAAGAAGCAGGGCGAGCCGGTGAACAAGGGCGAAGTGCTGGCCGAAGTGGAAACCGACAAGGCCACCGTTGAAGTTGAATCGTTCGTCAGCGGCGTGGTGGCCGCCACCTTTGCCGAAGAAGGCTCGTTCCAAAAAGTGGGCGCGCTGATCGCCGTGATCGCCGCCCCCGGCGAAGCGGTGGACGTGGAGTCGCTCCGCGCCCAGGCCGGGGGGAAGACGAAAGACGAAGGACAAAAGACGACAATCAGTCAGCCGTCGTCTGTTGTCAGTGGTCAGCCGTCGGGCAAATCCAACGGCCAGCCCACGCCAGCCGTTAGCGCCTCAACCTTTCTGCGCATCTCGCCCATCGCCCGCCGCATGGCCGACGAGTTGGGAATCGATCCGCGCCAGGTGAAAGGCTCCGGCCCCGAAGGCCGCGTCACTAAGAAAGACATCGAAGCTCACCTGGCCGCCAAAGCCGCCCCGGCCCCGGTTCCTTCATTTCCCGCGTTTCCTTCTGTTTCCATCGCTCGCGAAGATATTACCATTCCTCTCACAAAACTGCGCTCGGCCATCGCCCGCCGTATGACCGAAAGCAAGACGAGCGTGCCGCATTTCTACGTCACCGTTGAGGTGGACATGGAAGCGGTGCTGGATTTGCGAAAGCAGTTGAACGCCATGCTGGGCGACCCGCCAGGGGGCAAACTATCGGTCAACGATTTCGTCGTCAAAGCCGCCGCCCTGGTTCTGCGCGACTACCCGAATCTAAATGCCTCGTTCAACGGTGATCATACTGTCCGGCATGGGCATATCAACATCGGCAACGCCGTTTCGGTGGAAGCCGGCTTGCTCACGGTGGTGGTCAAGGATGCCGACGCCAAATCGCTGGCCCAAATTTCCGCCGAAGTGAAGGCCATGGCCGTTCGCGCCCGTGATGGCAAGGTGAAGCCGGACGACGTGGACGGCTCGACGTTTACCATCTCCAACCTGGGGATGTACGACGTGGATTCCTTCGTCGCCATCATCAACCCGCCCGACGCGGCCATTTTGGCCGTCGGCTCGGCCCGGCAGACGCCGGTAGTGAAAGACGGCGCGCTGACCGTAGGCTGGCGGATGAAGGCCACCATTTCCGCCGACCACCGGGTGACCGACGGGGCGGAGGCGGCCCAGTTTATGCAGGCGCTCAAGAAGAAGCTTGAGGAGCCGTTGAGGTTGATGCTGTAACTGGCTCAAAGTTTTGGTTGTAAACCTGTCGGGTCTGCATTACAATAAGGCCCATGGGCGGCAAAATTCTGGTTGTAGACGACGAAGGCGAAACCCTGAATTTACTCAAAGCCACGCTTGTGCTGGAAGGCTACGAAGTGGCGGCGGCCATCACCGGCAAGGCCGGGGTGGAGTTGGCTTCAGAATTCAGGCCGGACGTAATTTTGCTGGACGTGATGATGCCAGACTTGACCGGCCTCGAAGTTCTGGAAATCATCAAAAAGCAACTCAAGAGTCCGCCGCCCGTTATTTTCCTTTCGGCGGCGGGCCGGGTTGACGACATTGACGTAGGACTGAAGGCAGGCGCGTACAAGTATCTGGTCAAACCCATCCCGCGCGCCACGCTCATCGAAACGGTCAAATCGGCTTTAGAGTGGCGGCAGAAGGCGCAACGCCGCCGAATTTATTAGGTTGCTATGGCTCATAAAATTTTGGTAGTAGACGACGAACAAGACACTCTTATTTTGCTGGAGATGACGCTCCAGTTGGCAGGTTACGAGGTGGCCAAGGCCCACACCGGCCAGATGGCTATCCAGCTCCTGTCGGAATTTAACCCGGACGTAGTCATCCTCGACGTGATGATGCCCGGCGAATCCGGCCTCGACATTCTCAATATCATCAAGAAGGACTTTGAAAATCCGCCACCGGTCGTCATGTTCTCGGCCCGGGGCCGCATTGAAGATATGGTGGAAGGCATGGAAGCCGGGGCTTACAAGTATCTGGTCAAACCCATCTCACGCGAGAAGCTCCTGGAAACCGTGAAGTCGGCGCTCACCACGAGAGTGGGCGCTCCACGACGCAAATAGCACTCTAACTCTATGACAACTACGGCCAAAACCTGGTTCTACAATACCCCTGAGAAAAATGCTTACGCCATTGCCGAGCGGGTGCGCACCAATTTTTGGGATGCGCGCTTCGGCGGCATCTGGCTCGACACCGTGCGCGCCGAGTCGCCCATTCTGATGGCGGGCCATTATCAAAACTCCAGCGTTGAACTGGAATGGCAACCCGGCCAGTGGTGCCTCCTGCGCACCAGCCCCGAGTCGCCGGCGCTCGCCAACGGCGTCGCCAACATCCTCGACCTCAAACCGGCTTTCAAGTATGAAGACCCGAAGGGCAATACGGTTTGGGAATGGCGGCTGGGAGATGTCAGCGCCCGCTGGCAAGCTGTTCAGGGCCGCCCGGAATACGGCAAGCTGGAACGGTTGAAGTAGCTTCGAGTTGCTACATATTTACACAAGTCAAACGACAAACGTCAAACGTGAATCCTTGACGTTTGTCGTTTTGCTTTTATACCCTGATGTCCCTCGAGTCCGACCTCGCCACCCTCCGCGCCTTCCTGGCCGAGATTGAACTTTATCTCAAATCGGATGTGATTTACTGGCCGATGGGCGGCCAGGCCTTCGGCCAGCAAATGCCCGCCCTTACCCTTGGCGGCTTGTTGTTTGTCCGCCGCACGCTGTCGGCCCGCCGCGATCAACTTGTGCCTGCTCAAGCCAGCGAGTTCGATCAGCTCAACCGGCAAGCCGAGGCCTTCTTCAGCCGCTGGCCGGTCAACATTGAGAAGAAGGCGTTGAAGGAGATCAGTTCCCGCCTCAACGTGTGGACGGCCACCCTCGACGAGTGTACCGAAAGTCCCGCCGCCTGCATTGAGAACTATCACACCACCGTCAACGCCCGGGTCTACCTGGCTCTGCTCATGCCCCTCGCCGTCTCGCAAAGCGCCGAAACCGAAAAACTGCGCGCCCGGCTGGCCGCGCTTGATGTGCGCCTTCGCAACATGCTCTTCGCCGGCGAGTTCATTTGGGAGGCCGATCTGGCCTCAGACTTTTCCCGCGAGGAGTTTTGGTTTCTTTATGGGCGACCGAGAAAGAGGTAGAACAACGGACGCTTCGCGAACGAAATGAGGCACCCCGTCCCCAACGGGAAATGGGACGCGGATGAACGCGGTGTTTCCAACCTCACTCCCTCAACACCTCATGCACCTGAATCGGCTTGGTGCGGCCCTTGGCTTCCACCGGGCCTAACCGGCGCAAGTTGAACTGCCCGGCAACGGCGGCGGTCGTAGCCGGGCCGATGAACAAACGGTTGGGGCGGGCATGCGACTCCAACCGGTAGGCCACATTTACCGGGTCGCCCAGGACGGTGAACTCCACGCGTTCGGTCGTGCCCACATATCCGGCCATCACCAGGCCGGTGTTGATCGCCACTCCGATTTCGATCTGCTCGGTCTGCGACTGGTTGATGGCATCCAGCCGATCCAGAACGTCCAGCCCGGCCCGCACGGCCCGGGCTTCGGGTTCATCCTCGCTACCCGTCATCCCAAACACGGCCATCACCCCGTCACCCATATATTTATCCAGCAGGCCGCCATGCTTGAAGATGGTCTCAGTCACGTCCTGATAATAGCGGCTGAGAATTTCGCCAAAGCGCCGCGCCCCGGCCCGCTCGGCCAGCCGGGTAGAATCTTTGAGGTCGGCGAACAAGACAGTGAGGCGCTGTTCAGTAAGGCCGGGCAGATGGCCGGTGTGCACGTAATCCTGAACCAGAAATTCGGCTTCGGGCGGCGAGAGGAAGCGTTGCAAAAACTGGCGGATGGATTGCTCCTTTTGCACATACTGCATGTATTGGGCGCGTTGAATAGTGAGCGCCGCCTGATGGCTGATGGCCACCGCCAACTGCAAGTCGCGCTGATCAAAAGGCCGGGCTTCGGGGCTGGTCTTGTACATGTAGATCAGCCCCAGCAATTCCGGGCCGCTGATGACTGGCACACACAGAACCGACCGGACGCGCAGGAGCATGGCGCTCTGGCCCATGCCGGCCTCGGCCTCGGCAGGCATTTCCGGGATCACGACCGTCGCTTTCTGGTTAATAACCGTCTGGGCAATCGTCGTCGGAAAGCCCAACTCGTGGAGGTGATCGAACTGGGCGGCCAGGATGACCTCGCACTTGTCTGCGCCCATCGAAGTCTGCATCAACTTGGAGATGTCGCGCAGGGCCGTCTCCATGTCCAGCACCGTGTTCAACTGGCGGGCCACCTCGTACATCAACACCGCATGTTGATCGAGCGACTCCAATAGCACGTCGCGGGTCAGCTCGCGGGTTCCGGCAAACGGGCTGGTTGATTTGTTGTCGCTTCGATAAACGACGCTGATGACGTGCTCGCCGATGCGAACCACGTCGTTGGGCCGCAGGGTGCGTTGCTCGGTCAGGCGCTCCCGGTTCAGGTAAGTGCCGTTGGTGCTGTCCAGGTCGCGAAGAGTCACAACCTCGGTCTGCGGGTCGTAGGTGATCTCGGCGTGCGCCCGCGAGGCCGACCGGTCGGGGACAAAAACGCCGGTGTCGGGGTTGCGGCCCACCACGTTCCTACCGGGCTTGAGGATGTATTCCTTCGGCTGACCTGAAGATGAGCGGATGATCAGAGTCCACATCAGGGGTAGTTTAATCTCGTTTTCGACGGCTTGCAAATGACGTTCCGCAATCAAAAAAGCCTCCCGAAAGAAAGTTCGCAGACTTTCGGGAGGCTCCCAACACACGACGGCCAAACCGGCCTCAACTGCTACTACTTGGCGTATTCCACCGCCCGCTTCTCGCGGACGACCGTCACCTTAATCTGGCCCGGATACTGCATGGTTTCTTCGATCTTGCGGGCCACGTTCTTCGAGAGTTCAATCGCCGCCAGGTCGTCAATGTCGTCCGGCTCGACGATGATGCGCACTTCACGCCCGGCCTGCAGGGCGTAAGCCTGCTCCACGCCTTTGAACGAGGAGGCTATTTCTTCCAGCGTGCGAATGCGTTTGACGTACAACTCCAGGCTCTCGCGCCGCGCGCCGGGCCGCGAGCCGGAGATGGCGTCGGCCACTTCGACGATGACGGCCTCCACGCTCTCCTGATCCACTTCGTGGTGGTGCGAGGCAATGGCGTTCACCACTTTGGGGTTCACGTTGTAGCGCCGGGCAAACTCGGCGCCGATGGCGGCGTGCGTGCCTTCCACTTCGTGGTCAATGGCCTTGCCCAGGTCGTGGAGGAGGCCGCCCGCTTTGGCCAGAGCAACATCGGCGCCCATCTCGGCGGCCAGCACCCCGGCCAGCAACGACGTTTCAATCGAGTGCGCCCACTGGTTCTGGCCGTAAGACGTGCGGAATTTGAGCCGGCCTAGCAATCGCAGAATTTCGGGATGAAGGCCGGGCACGCCGGCTTCGTAGGCCGCCTCTTCGCCCGCTTCTTTGATCACCGACTCAACTTCCTTGCGGGCGTCGTCTACCAGCTTCTCAATGTGAGCCGGGTGGATGCGCCCGTCGCCGATCAGCTTGGCTAAAGAGCGGCGGGCCACTTCCCGGCGAACCGGATCGAAAGACGAGATCGTCACCGCTTCCGGCGTGTCGTCCACAATCACGTCCACCCCGGCGGCCATTTCAAACGAGCGAATGTTGCGCCCGTTGCGGCCAATGATACGGCCCTTCATCTCGTCCGAGGGAATAGGCACGACCGACACCGCCAACTCAGATACTTGATCCGTTGCCACCCGTTGGATGGCGACGGCGATCAACTCGCGGGCGCGGCGCTCGCCCTCAGCTTTGGCTTCGTCTTCAATCTGGCGGATGGTGCGGGCCATATCGTTGCGGGCCGTCGTCTCCACCGTTGCCAGCAGTTGGGCTTTGGCCTCGTCGCGAGACAGCCCGGCAATGCGCTCCAGTTCGGCCAACTGCGTCGCCTCTTTCTTGTCCAGCTCCGAGGTCCGGCGGTCAAGCTGGCTGGTGCGCTTGTTGAGAGCCTGCGTGTCGCGCTCCACCTTGTCCATCCGCCGATCCAGTTCCTCGCGGCGGCGTTGCAGGCGCTCCTCCGACTTTTCCAGTTCAGCCCGGCGGCGGGCGTTCTCGGCCTCCAGTTCGTCACGCTTCTTGATCAGTTCATCTTTGGCTTTGATCTCTAGTTCACGGTTTTGGGCTTCGGTTGTTGCCCGGATGCGCTCAATCTCAGCTTCGTATTCTTTCGTCTTCGCTTTGATTTGCTGAAGGCCAATAAAGTAACCGCTTATTGCGCCAAGCGCCAGGACAACAAGACCGACCACAATCGCCAACAACCAGTTTTCCATGCTAGGTCAGTCCTCGCTTTCTGTAGAATTAGAATCGCCGCCGTGTTCGCGCCAGGCGCGTTCCACGGCTTCGGAAATTGTCTCGTAATCAATCCCCCGGCGAGCCAGATACTCGCTCAACTTGCGCCGGAAGTCTCGCTCCGGCAGGCCCTTGAGTCGCGGGGCGCGGGCCGAGGCCAGTTGTCGGGCCGCCGCAACATCGTCCACCCCGGTCAGCGCCTTCTCAATCATTTTCTGCGGCACGCCCTTTTGCCTCAGTTCCACCTTCAGCGCCCGCTTGCCCTTGGGCTTTGAGGCCGAGCGCGCTTCCACCCACGACCTGGCGAACCCGGCGTCGTCCACCAGCCCGGCGCGCCGCAACCGGGCCAGCACGCCCTCAATCACGTCCTCGGCCACGTCCTTCTTCTTCAAGTTCTGGCGAACTTCGGCCTCGGAGCGCGAGCGATAGGAAATGAACTGGATGGCCTTCTCGAAGGCCGTCTCAACCGTGTCGGCCTGTTGGAGGCGCTCGAGGTCGGCCTCGTTCAAGGTTTGGCCGACTCTCAATCGGGCGGCTTCGATCTTCGCCAGCCCGAACGCGAACTCGCCGTCCAGATAAACGTTCACCCGGTTTCTGTTCCGGGCCTGCACCTTGAGCGCCGTTACCTTTACCATTTTCTCTGCCACAAATTCCACTAATTTTCACGAAGAAAAAATTCGCGGCAATTTGTGAAATTCGTGGCCGAATCTTGAATCAAAAAGCCGTGGTGCGCCTCAACCTTGCGCCAAGCCACGGCCATCGCCCGGTGTGCAACTTCACACGCGGAAACTCAACGTTCGAGGGTATGCGGTTGTCGATTCAGCAAACGCCAGTTAACTGCTCAACTTGCCCGAACCCGGCAGGGAGAAAGAGCAAAGCCAGCCGTCGCGCCGCTTTCGCGGACGGAGGCATCGCCATGAGTTAAGTGCATAACCTGTCACCCTGCAAAGTCTGTGCTTTCCTGAATTGATCAAGTGTTCGGCCTCTTTGATAGACACCTGGTGTCCGCTTCGCGAAAACACCTGGCGTCTTCTCTCTTTTGCGAGAGGCGAGCACCCCCGTCATACTTCTCTACGCTGAGTTTATTTGCGATGTTGTGGCCCGGCCCGACTTACTCTTCGTCTTCTGCGGACTCTTCTTCATCGTCCGCCTTGCCGGTGGGCATCGGGGCGCCAACGTTTGCCAACGCCTGCGCCCGGATGGCCTTCTCGATCTCGCCAGCCATCTCCGGGTGTTCACCCAGATACCGCTTGGCGTTCTCGCGGCCTTGTCCAATTCGGGTATCGTTGTAAGTGTAAAACGCCCCGCGCTTGGTGACGATCTCCAGGGTCGTGCCGAGATCGATCAAGTCGCCCATCCTGCTGATGCCCTCATTATACATGATGTCAAATTCGGCCTCGCGAAACGGCGGGGCTACTTTGTTCTTCACCACCCGGACGCGAGTCCGACTGCCCACCACTTCCTGTCCGTCCTTGATGGCCTGAATCCGGCGCACGTCGAGGCGCACGCTGGCGTAAAACTTGAGGGCCATGCCGCCGGTCGTGGTCTCCGGGTTGCCGAACATCACGCCGATCTTCTGGCGCAGTTGGTTGGTGAAGATCATGCAGGTGTTGCTCTGCTTGATGGCCCCCGACAGCTTGCGCAAAGCCTGGCTCATCAGCCGGGCCTGCATGCCCATCGAGGCGTCGCCCATCTCGCCCTCAATTTCGGCGCGTGGAACCAGGGCCGCCACCGAGTCGACGACCAGCACATCAATCGCCCCGGAGCGCACCAGTTCATCGGCAATTTCCAGAGCCTGCTCGCCCGTGTCGGGCTGGGCGATGAGCAGGTTCTCCACGTCCACGCCCACTTTGGCGGCGTAGGCCGGGTCGAGGGCGTGTTCCATGTCAATGTAAGCGCAGG
It encodes the following:
- the rny gene encoding ribonuclease Y, which codes for MENWLLAIVVGLVVLALGAISGYFIGLQQIKAKTKEYEAEIERIRATTEAQNRELEIKAKDELIKKRDELEAENARRRAELEKSEERLQRRREELDRRMDKVERDTQALNKRTSQLDRRTSELDKKEATQLAELERIAGLSRDEAKAQLLATVETTARNDMARTIRQIEDEAKAEGERRARELIAVAIQRVATDQVSELAVSVVPIPSDEMKGRIIGRNGRNIRSFEMAAGVDVIVDDTPEAVTISSFDPVRREVARRSLAKLIGDGRIHPAHIEKLVDDARKEVESVIKEAGEEAAYEAGVPGLHPEILRLLGRLKFRTSYGQNQWAHSIETSLLAGVLAAEMGADVALAKAGGLLHDLGKAIDHEVEGTHAAIGAEFARRYNVNPKVVNAIASHHHEVDQESVEAVIVEVADAISGSRPGARRESLELYVKRIRTLEEIASSFKGVEQAYALQAGREVRIIVEPDDIDDLAAIELSKNVARKIEETMQYPGQIKVTVVREKRAVEYAK
- a CDS encoding FHA domain-containing protein, giving the protein MIAERHLQAVENEIKLPLMWTLIIRSSSGQPKEYILKPGRNVVGRNPDTGVFVPDRSASRAHAEITYDPQTEVVTLRDLDSTNGTYLNRERLTEQRTLRPNDVVRIGEHVISVVYRSDNKSTSPFAGTRELTRDVLLESLDQHAVLMYEVARQLNTVLDMETALRDISKLMQTSMGADKCEVILAAQFDHLHELGFPTTIAQTVINQKATVVIPEMPAEAEAGMGQSAMLLRVRSVLCVPVISGPELLGLIYMYKTSPEARPFDQRDLQLAVAISHQAALTIQRAQYMQYVQKEQSIRQFLQRFLSPPEAEFLVQDYVHTGHLPGLTEQRLTVLFADLKDSTRLAERAGARRFGEILSRYYQDVTETIFKHGGLLDKYMGDGVMAVFGMTGSEDEPEARAVRAGLDVLDRLDAINQSQTEQIEIGVAINTGLVMAGYVGTTERVEFTVLGDPVNVAYRLESHARPNRLFIGPATTAAVAGQFNLRRLGPVEAKGRTKPIQVHEVLRE
- a CDS encoding 2-oxo acid dehydrogenase subunit E2 — encoded protein: MAELITMPKLGFDMAEGKLVRWVKKQGEPVNKGEVLAEVETDKATVEVESFVSGVVAATFAEEGSFQKVGALIAVIAAPGEAVDVESLRAQAGGKTKDEGQKTTISQPSSVVSGQPSGKSNGQPTPAVSASTFLRISPIARRMADELGIDPRQVKGSGPEGRVTKKDIEAHLAAKAAPAPVPSFPAFPSVSIAREDITIPLTKLRSAIARRMTESKTSVPHFYVTVEVDMEAVLDLRKQLNAMLGDPPGGKLSVNDFVVKAAALVLRDYPNLNASFNGDHTVRHGHINIGNAVSVEAGLLTVVVKDADAKSLAQISAEVKAMAVRARDGKVKPDDVDGSTFTISNLGMYDVDSFVAIINPPDAAILAVGSARQTPVVKDGALTVGWRMKATISADHRVTDGAEAAQFMQALKKKLEEPLRLML
- a CDS encoding response regulator produces the protein MAHKILVVDDEQDTLILLEMTLQLAGYEVAKAHTGQMAIQLLSEFNPDVVILDVMMPGESGLDILNIIKKDFENPPPVVMFSARGRIEDMVEGMEAGAYKYLVKPISREKLLETVKSALTTRVGAPRRK
- a CDS encoding alpha-ketoacid dehydrogenase subunit beta gives rise to the protein MPQLTMREAISQALWEEMEANPKIFLLGEEIGVWGGTYAVTRGFYDHFGAERVKDTPIAEGVIAGAAIGAAMGGLRPVAEMMTINFAFLAFDMIVNHAAKLHYMFNGQFKVPVIIRAAGGGGRQLGATHSQTPDVIFAHFPGLYVLAPATPYDAKGMLKAALRQDNPVLFIEHATLYQARGEVPAGDFTVPLGQSEVKRQGKDVTIVTYSKMLQISMEAANQLATEGIEAEVVDLRTLRPLDLEPVFASFKKTNRAVIVEEGWKSFGVGAEIAARTYEACFDYLDAPIKRVAQLEVPLPYNRELEQSAIPKAADVVRAVKEVL
- a CDS encoding RecX family transcriptional regulator, translated to MVKVTALKVQARNRNRVNVYLDGEFAFGLAKIEAARLRVGQTLNEADLERLQQADTVETAFEKAIQFISYRSRSEAEVRQNLKKKDVAEDVIEGVLARLRRAGLVDDAGFARSWVEARSASKPKGKRALKVELRQKGVPQKMIEKALTGVDDVAAARQLASARAPRLKGLPERDFRRKLSEYLARRGIDYETISEAVERAWREHGGDSNSTESED
- the recA gene encoding recombinase RecA, translating into MAGGKDKALDAALSQIKKKYGDGALMRLGEATHLAVESIPTGSISLDIALGIGGVPRGRVVEIYGPESSGKTTLCQHIVAEAQKMGGTCAYIDMEHALDPAYAAKVGVDVENLLIAQPDTGEQALEIADELVRSGAIDVLVVDSVAALVPRAEIEGEMGDASMGMQARLMSQALRKLSGAIKQSNTCMIFTNQLRQKIGVMFGNPETTTGGMALKFYASVRLDVRRIQAIKDGQEVVGSRTRVRVVKNKVAPPFREAEFDIMYNEGISRMGDLIDLGTTLEIVTKRGAFYTYNDTRIGQGRENAKRYLGEHPEMAGEIEKAIRAQALANVGAPMPTGKADDEEESAEDEE
- a CDS encoding response regulator, which encodes MGGKILVVDDEGETLNLLKATLVLEGYEVAAAITGKAGVELASEFRPDVILLDVMMPDLTGLEVLEIIKKQLKSPPPVIFLSAAGRVDDIDVGLKAGAYKYLVKPIPRATLIETVKSALEWRQKAQRRRIY